GTGTCGGCGATCAGCACCGAACCGTCCGGCAGCGCGCAGACCCCGAGCGGATGCTGCAACAACGCCTGCGCCGCCGGCCCGTCCACGTGACCGAAGTCGAACAGGCCCTGGCCGACGACGGTGCCCATGACACCGTTCTCGACGTACCGGATGGCGCTGGTCTCGCTGTCGGCGACCCAGAGCCGGGCACCGTTGGCGGAGACGGCGAGCCCGGACGGCTGAGCCAGCCACGCCTGCGCCAGCGGCCCGTCGCGCAGTGCCTCGACGGTGGTGCCGGCGTACATCCCGGCGGTGCGCTTGATCGGATCGAACCACCAGAGCTGGTGAATGCCGGCCATGGCGACGATGACCTTGTCGTCGTACCAGGCCAGGTCCCAGGGGGACGAGAGGTCGATGGAAAGCGCGTCGTGCGCGTGGTCGTCGACCGTGGACCGCCACTGCCGCCCGGTGCCGGCGACGGTGACCACCTCACCGGTGTCCAGTCGTACGCCCCGCAGCAGGTGGTTGACGGTGTCGGCGACCACCAGGTGGTAACCGGCCACCTCGGCGACGTGCGGCGGCAGCAGGCACAGCCCCTGCGGCTCGGCGAAGGTGGCCGCGTCGGCCGCCCCGTCGGCCCGGCCCCGGCTGCCGGTGCCGATCGCGCGGACCACGGTCTCCCCGTCGTCGGCCAGTTCGACCAGGCGGTGCCGGGCCGAGTCGGACACCAACAGGCCGCCGTCGGGCAGGACCACCGCCTTGCCGGGAAAGCGCAGCGTGGTCTGCGGTTCGGCCGGCGGCACGTACGGGCCGTCGCCCCGGTGCAGCGTGCCCTTGGCCTCGTGGGTGGCGACCAGGTCGTCGATCAGCCGGACCAGCCCCTCGGCGTGCCCCTCACCGGCCATCGTGGCGACCACATAACCCTCCGGGTCGAGCACCGCGAGGGTCGGCCAGGCGCGGGCTGCGTACTGCTGCCACATGTCCAGCTCGGGATCGTCGAGTACGGGGTGCTGCACGCCGTACCGCTCGACGGCGGCGGCCAGCGCGTCCGGGTCCTTCTCGTGCTCGAACTTCGGCGAATGTACGCCGATCACCACGAGGACGTCCGCGTACTTCTCCTCGATCGGCCGCAGCTCGTCCAGCACGTGCAGGCAGTTGATGCAGCAGAAGGTCCAGAAATCCGCGATCACGATCTTGCCGCGGAGGTCGGCGAGCGTCAGCTGCCGCCCACCGGTGTTCAACCAGGCCCGGCCCCGAAGCTCGGGAGCCCGCACGCGTGCACTCATGACCCCCATCGTGCCCTACCGCCGGGCACCGGCCGGCGTGACCGGCAGGTCGCTGCCGTCCAGCCCGGTCCGGTCCCACCCGAACCCCCGGCCGTACGGCCGACGGTTCAAGATCCCAAATCCCCGGCCGTACGCGAAACGGCGGGCGCACGGTTGCCCGTGAGCCCGCCGCACGTCTGGTGGATCAGCCAGCGGCGTCCTTCAGACAGAGCACCGGCTCGGCCACCTTGCCGCGCAGTTCCACCACGGGTAGGGAGGGATCCGGGCACTTGTCCTTCGACTCGACCTTCGACACCACGGTGAACGCCTCCGGCTCACCGCATTCGGCGACCACCGCGCTGTCGCCGGAGCGCTTGACGCAGGAGCCAACGGCCGGGTTGAAGGCATCGGCCTCGTCGGAGCCGCCGATCTTGCCGAGGAGCAGCAACAGACCGAGCGGGATGGCGAGGATGAGCACCGCCGCCACCAGCACCGCAGCGAGCACCCGGCCGTTGCGTACCTTGGGCGCCGGGGTGTCCGGGGCCGGCTCGGCGACCGGCTTGAACGCGTCGAAGCGGCCCTGGTCCGACTCGGGCGCGGACGATTCCGGGCGCCACGGCTGGCCGGACTGCTGCGGCGCGAACGCCGAGGTGTGGTCGGTCGGGCTGTGACCCCCGCCCGGCCGCTCGGTCGGGCCGCCGAAAGAGCCACCACCCGGGCCGCCGAAGGGATCGCCGCCCTGGCCGCCGTAGGGGTCGCCACCCTGGCCACCGAAGCGGTCACCGCCGGGGCCACCGTAGGGGTCGCCTGCCGGAGCGCCGAAGGAGCCGCCGTTCTGACCGCCGAAGGGGTCGCCACCGCCGAAGCGGTCACCGCCGGGGCCGCCGAAGCGGTCGCCGGGCGGAGGGCCGAACGGGTCGGCCGGCCGTTCCGGCTCCGCGTGCGGCTTGGTCCCGTTCACCGGTCGGTTGCTCGGCGGCGCGTCGGCGAAGGTGGGCAGACCGGGTGGGAAGGACTGCGGGGTGGCCGGTGCGGCGGGAGCGTTCGCGAACGCGTCCGGACCCCGGTCGCCGAACCGTGGCTCCGAGCCGTGGTCGCCGAACCGTGGCTCCGAGCCGTGGTCGCCGAACCGTGGCTCCGAGCCGTGGTCGCCGAACCGTGGCTCCGAGCCCTGGTCGAACCGGGACGGCTGCTCGTGCCGATCCTGAGCGGACTCCGCCGGTTGCTCGGGCTGGGCGGGTCGGCCGTACACCCGGGGCTGGGGCGGGGTGGTGCTCGCCGGCAGCGCCGAGTGGTCGGCCGGCGGCGTCACCCGGCTG
This DNA window, taken from Micromonospora sp. FIMYZ51, encodes the following:
- a CDS encoding NHL domain-containing thioredoxin family protein gives rise to the protein MSARVRAPELRGRAWLNTGGRQLTLADLRGKIVIADFWTFCCINCLHVLDELRPIEEKYADVLVVIGVHSPKFEHEKDPDALAAAVERYGVQHPVLDDPELDMWQQYAARAWPTLAVLDPEGYVVATMAGEGHAEGLVRLIDDLVATHEAKGTLHRGDGPYVPPAEPQTTLRFPGKAVVLPDGGLLVSDSARHRLVELADDGETVVRAIGTGSRGRADGAADAATFAEPQGLCLLPPHVAEVAGYHLVVADTVNHLLRGVRLDTGEVVTVAGTGRQWRSTVDDHAHDALSIDLSSPWDLAWYDDKVIVAMAGIHQLWWFDPIKRTAGMYAGTTVEALRDGPLAQAWLAQPSGLAVSANGARLWVADSETSAIRYVENGVMGTVVGQGLFDFGHVDGPAAQALLQHPLGVCALPDGSVLIADTYNGAVRRYDPATDQVSTVAAGLGEPSDLVLTADGAVLVVESAAHRVTRLAPGALSAAGAETVDGPRHRTERKPTELAAGEVLLDVVFTPAPGQKLDETYGPSTRLVVSASPPELLVEGAGTGTELSRRLVIDASVPDGVLQVTAQAATCDADVEHAACHLTRQDWGVPVRVAADGAVRLPLVLRGLDAG